Proteins encoded by one window of Geobacter sp. DSM 9736:
- the nifD gene encoding nitrogenase molybdenum-iron protein alpha chain, with protein MSITTVEGITKESTQEMIDKVLEVYPEKGRKKRAPHLAPNDQANCTACVKSNKKTVPGVMSARGCAYAGAKGVVWGPIRDMVHVSHGPVGCGWYSWGTRRNLMTGKLGVDQFGMQFTSDFQEKDIVYGGDKKLKVLLKEAKDLFPLAKGISVLSECPVGLIGDDINAVAKTSAKELDIPIIPCNCEGFRGVSQSLGHHISNDTIRDYIIETREFSEPIGPYDIALIGEYNIGGDAWSTKPLLEECGFNVKAVWTGDGEMEKIAATHQVKLNVIHCYRSMNYMCKVMEEKYGIPWIELNFFGPTKIRESLRKLAELFDDTIKQKVEAVIAKYDAQMQAVIDEYRPRLEGKKVMIYVGGLRPRHTIGAYEDLGMVCVGSGYEFAHTDDYERTAPEMPDATVVYDDASEFEMEQFAHVLQPDLVASGIKEKYLFQKMGIPFRQMHSWDYSGPYHGYKGFPIFARDIDMAINSPTWSLVKAPF; from the coding sequence ATGTCAATAACTACAGTCGAAGGCATTACCAAAGAATCAACCCAGGAGATGATCGACAAAGTCCTGGAAGTCTACCCCGAGAAGGGTCGGAAAAAACGGGCGCCGCACCTGGCGCCCAATGATCAGGCTAACTGTACCGCCTGCGTCAAGTCCAACAAGAAGACCGTTCCCGGCGTGATGAGCGCCCGGGGCTGCGCCTACGCAGGAGCGAAAGGGGTCGTCTGGGGGCCGATCCGCGACATGGTGCACGTATCCCACGGCCCGGTCGGTTGCGGCTGGTACTCCTGGGGCACACGCCGAAATCTGATGACCGGGAAGCTCGGAGTCGACCAGTTCGGGATGCAGTTCACCTCCGACTTCCAGGAGAAGGACATCGTCTACGGCGGTGACAAGAAGCTCAAGGTGCTCCTCAAGGAGGCAAAGGACCTCTTCCCGCTGGCCAAGGGGATTTCGGTCCTCTCCGAGTGCCCCGTCGGCCTCATCGGCGACGACATCAATGCCGTGGCGAAGACCTCCGCCAAAGAGCTCGACATCCCGATCATCCCCTGCAACTGCGAGGGGTTCCGGGGCGTCTCGCAGTCCCTCGGCCACCACATAAGTAACGACACCATCCGCGACTACATCATCGAGACCCGGGAGTTTTCCGAGCCCATCGGCCCCTACGACATTGCCCTCATCGGCGAGTACAACATCGGTGGCGACGCCTGGTCGACAAAGCCGCTGCTTGAGGAGTGCGGATTCAACGTGAAGGCGGTCTGGACCGGCGACGGCGAGATGGAGAAGATCGCCGCGACGCACCAGGTGAAGCTGAACGTCATCCACTGCTACCGCTCCATGAACTACATGTGCAAGGTGATGGAGGAGAAGTACGGCATCCCCTGGATCGAGCTCAACTTCTTCGGCCCGACCAAAATCAGGGAATCGCTTCGCAAGCTCGCCGAGCTCTTCGACGACACCATCAAGCAGAAAGTGGAGGCGGTGATCGCCAAGTACGACGCGCAGATGCAGGCGGTGATCGACGAGTACCGCCCGCGTCTCGAAGGGAAGAAGGTGATGATCTACGTCGGCGGCCTTCGTCCCCGCCACACCATCGGCGCGTATGAGGACCTGGGGATGGTTTGCGTGGGGTCCGGCTACGAGTTCGCCCATACCGACGACTACGAACGGACCGCCCCGGAGATGCCCGATGCCACCGTGGTCTACGACGACGCGTCCGAATTCGAGATGGAGCAGTTTGCCCACGTGCTGCAGCCGGACCTCGTCGCCTCCGGGATCAAGGAGAAGTACCTGTTCCAGAAGATGGGGATACCGTTCCGGCAGATGCACAGCTGGGATTATTCCGGGCCGTATCATGGGTATAAGGGTTTTCCGATCTTTGCCAGGGATATAGATATGGCGATAAATTCGCCCACGTGGTCGCTTGTCAAAGCGCCTTTCTAG
- the nifK gene encoding nitrogenase molybdenum-iron protein subunit beta, translated as MANNLGLAVNPVTETPAEEIERVANWINTEEYKELNFKREALVVCPPHTCQPLGAELVAHAFEGSLPFVHGSQGCASYYRSTLNRHFREPAPAVSDAMTEDGAVFGGQNNLHEGLDNAIALYKPKMISVFTSCMPEIIGDDLSAFIKNARNKGIVPADMPVPYANTPSFNGSHVHGYDAMLLSILQNLTDGKKVEGRCTGKINLIPGFDANTGNFREYKKIFEAFGVPYTILGDISEVFDSPLDGTYRLYPGGTKLEDAADSINGKATINLGPFSATKTYAWLKDSYAGKHSALPMPLGIAKTDAFLMNIAEMSGRPIPESLKAERGRAVDAITDSHQYIHGKKFALYGDPDQLLGYISFLLEMGAVPYHILCSKGSKKVEKEIQALLDASMYGKQGKIYMGKDLWHMRSLLMTDPVDAIIGDTHGKFAARDANIPLFRFGFPVFDRVNRHRYPIVGYQGVINMVTEICNTFIDIVDQSCEDRFFEMMR; from the coding sequence ATGGCTAACAATCTTGGCCTAGCAGTAAATCCGGTTACCGAGACACCCGCCGAAGAGATCGAGCGGGTTGCGAACTGGATCAATACCGAAGAATACAAGGAGCTCAACTTCAAGCGCGAGGCGCTCGTGGTGTGTCCTCCCCACACTTGCCAGCCGCTGGGGGCGGAGCTCGTAGCCCACGCCTTCGAAGGCTCGCTCCCCTTCGTGCACGGCTCCCAGGGTTGCGCCTCCTACTACCGCTCCACCCTGAACCGCCACTTCCGCGAGCCGGCACCCGCCGTCTCCGACGCGATGACCGAGGACGGCGCGGTTTTCGGCGGGCAGAACAACCTTCACGAGGGGCTCGATAACGCCATCGCCCTCTACAAGCCGAAGATGATCTCCGTCTTCACATCCTGCATGCCTGAGATCATCGGGGACGACCTGAGCGCCTTCATCAAGAACGCACGCAACAAAGGGATCGTTCCCGCGGATATGCCGGTGCCCTATGCCAACACCCCGAGCTTCAACGGCTCCCACGTCCACGGGTACGATGCCATGCTCCTCTCCATCCTCCAGAACCTCACCGACGGGAAGAAGGTGGAAGGGCGCTGCACCGGGAAGATAAACCTCATCCCCGGCTTTGATGCCAATACCGGGAACTTCCGCGAGTACAAGAAGATCTTCGAGGCATTCGGCGTTCCCTACACGATCCTCGGCGATATCTCCGAAGTGTTCGACTCCCCCCTCGACGGCACCTACCGCCTCTATCCAGGGGGGACGAAGCTTGAAGACGCCGCCGATTCCATCAACGGCAAAGCGACCATCAACCTCGGCCCCTTCTCGGCCACCAAGACCTACGCCTGGCTGAAAGACAGCTACGCAGGGAAACATTCCGCCCTCCCGATGCCGCTAGGCATTGCAAAAACTGATGCTTTCCTTATGAATATTGCCGAAATGTCGGGCAGGCCCATTCCCGAAAGCCTCAAGGCAGAGCGGGGAAGGGCGGTGGACGCCATCACCGATTCCCACCAGTACATCCACGGGAAGAAGTTCGCCCTCTACGGCGACCCCGACCAGCTTCTCGGGTACATCTCCTTCCTCCTCGAAATGGGGGCGGTCCCCTATCACATCCTCTGCAGCAAGGGGAGCAAAAAGGTGGAGAAGGAGATCCAGGCGCTTCTGGACGCCTCCATGTACGGCAAGCAGGGAAAGATATACATGGGGAAAGACCTCTGGCACATGCGGAGCCTCCTCATGACCGACCCGGTGGATGCCATCATCGGCGACACCCACGGCAAGTTCGCCGCCAGGGACGCCAACATCCCGCTCTTCCGATTCGGTTTCCCGGTTTTCGACAGGGTCAACAGGCACCGCTATCCGATCGTCGGCTATCAGGGGGTCATCAACATGGTGACGGAGATATGCAATACGTTTATCGACATCGTGGATCAGAGCTGCGAGGACAGGTTCTTCGAAATGATGCGCTGA
- the nifH gene encoding nitrogenase iron protein — MRQIAIYGKGGIGKSTTTQNTVAGLASLGKKVMIVGCDPKADSTRLILHAKAQATVMDLVRERGTVEDLELEDVLKMGYGDVKCVESGGPEPGVGCAGRGVITAINFLEENGAYTPDLDFVFYDVLGDVVCGGFAMPIRENKAEEIYIVCSGEMMAMYAANNIAKGILKYASSGKVRLAGLICNSRKTDKEYELIEALARKLGTQMIHFVPRDNQVQRAELRRMTVIEYSPEHKQAEEYRMLAQKILDNKMLVVPTPLEMDELEDLLMEFGIMEAEDESIVGVAEAAAK; from the coding sequence ATGAGACAGATCGCGATTTATGGCAAGGGCGGTATCGGCAAGTCCACGACGACCCAGAATACGGTGGCGGGGCTCGCCTCCCTCGGCAAGAAGGTGATGATCGTCGGGTGCGATCCGAAGGCGGACTCCACCCGCTTGATCCTCCATGCCAAGGCGCAGGCTACGGTGATGGACCTGGTCCGGGAGCGGGGCACGGTGGAGGACCTGGAGCTGGAAGACGTGCTGAAGATGGGGTACGGCGACGTGAAATGCGTAGAATCTGGCGGTCCCGAGCCGGGTGTCGGCTGCGCCGGCCGTGGCGTCATCACTGCCATCAACTTCCTTGAGGAAAATGGGGCCTATACCCCCGACCTCGACTTCGTCTTCTACGATGTTTTAGGAGATGTTGTCTGCGGCGGATTCGCAATGCCGATCCGCGAGAACAAGGCGGAGGAGATCTACATCGTCTGCTCCGGCGAGATGATGGCCATGTATGCCGCCAATAACATCGCCAAGGGAATACTCAAGTATGCCTCCTCCGGAAAGGTCAGGCTCGCCGGGTTGATCTGCAACTCCCGCAAGACGGACAAGGAGTATGAGCTGATCGAGGCGTTGGCGCGGAAGCTCGGGACCCAGATGATACACTTCGTCCCGCGGGACAACCAGGTGCAGCGGGCAGAGCTGCGGCGCATGACGGTTATCGAGTATTCGCCGGAGCACAAGCAGGCGGAAGAGTACCGGATGCTGGCTCAGAAGATCCTCGACAACAAGATGCTTGTGGTGCCGACCCCGCTGGAGATGGATGAGCTGGAAGACCTGCTCATGGAGTTCGGAATCATGGAAGCGGAGGACGAGTCGATTGTAGGTGTCGCGGAAGCCGCTGCTAAGTAA
- a CDS encoding rhomboid family intramembrane serine protease, whose protein sequence is MNVFSTTPKVVIGDDDAYSIVMEQDALSGSYEEQWLEIRPGRIGDAGAGTLSERQANLWALVLAARALPSHVEMGIGGWRLLVPAGAYDEAAEQLRLFEEENRDWPPPPPAPRPLVENTLATLSVLILLATFFNVTQLGNLPDGHSAPNWTELGSARANLILDGEWWRLVTALTLHADLVHLIGNLTIGGFFLVCLCRELGSGLSWSLLLAAGASGNWLNAHVQLPSHDSVGASTAVFAAVGIFASISLVRYRHHLHRRWPLPVAAALALLVLLGTEGRNTDLGAHFFGFFFGIGFGLAAEFLIVRYGRPGQLVSVLLASASAAVVVLSWWAAFTLGVY, encoded by the coding sequence ATGAATGTTTTTTCAACAACCCCAAAGGTGGTAATTGGGGATGATGATGCTTATAGTATCGTCATGGAACAAGACGCGCTCAGCGGCAGTTATGAAGAGCAATGGCTGGAGATCCGCCCCGGACGTATCGGTGACGCAGGAGCGGGCACCCTTAGCGAGCGGCAGGCGAATCTCTGGGCGTTGGTGCTGGCGGCTCGTGCTCTCCCGAGCCATGTCGAAATGGGGATTGGCGGGTGGCGGTTGCTGGTGCCTGCCGGGGCCTATGACGAGGCAGCGGAGCAGTTGCGCCTTTTTGAGGAAGAGAACCGGGACTGGCCGCCGCCTCCACCTGCCCCCCGTCCGCTCGTGGAGAACACGCTGGCAACCCTCTCCGTATTGATCCTGCTGGCCACCTTTTTCAATGTGACGCAGCTCGGCAACTTGCCGGATGGACACTCGGCCCCGAACTGGACCGAACTCGGCAGCGCAAGGGCCAACCTGATCCTTGACGGCGAATGGTGGCGGCTCGTGACCGCGCTCACGCTGCACGCCGACCTGGTGCATCTGATCGGCAATCTCACCATCGGCGGTTTCTTTCTCGTCTGCCTCTGCCGTGAACTCGGCTCAGGCCTCTCCTGGAGCCTGCTCCTCGCAGCAGGAGCTTCAGGAAACTGGCTGAATGCCCATGTTCAACTTCCGAGCCACGATTCCGTTGGCGCCTCCACCGCCGTATTCGCCGCCGTCGGGATATTCGCCTCGATCAGCCTGGTCCGCTACCGGCACCATCTGCACCGCCGCTGGCCTCTGCCGGTGGCGGCTGCGCTGGCGCTCCTGGTCCTGCTGGGAACCGAGGGGCGGAACACCGACCTCGGGGCGCATTTTTTCGGGTTTTTCTTCGGTATCGGCTTCGGGTTGGCAGCGGAATTTCTGATCGTAAGGTATGGCCGGCCGGGGCAACTGGTCAGTGTTCTGCTTGCGTCGGCCAGCGCCGCGGTAGTTGTCTTGTCCTGGTGGGCCGCTTTCACATTGGGAGTGTATTGA
- a CDS encoding ATP-binding cassette domain-containing protein gives MDAITTDNLTKRFAGVTAVSGLSLSVAQGELFGLIGPDGAGKTTTLRMLAAIMDPDAGEARVLGRDTVREAAPLKNDIGYMSQRFGLYPDLTVLENIHFYADIFGVSKKERAPQVERLLTFSNLGPFRGRLAGKLSGGMKQKLGLACALIHRPKILLLDEPTNGVDPVSRRDFWRILYQLLTEGVTIFVSTAYLDEADRCHRVGLLHEGKLLACDAPMKLRSLVSGQVLEIATSDARRAAPFLRERFPGHPVGVFGDKIHITATDPETTSSAVEEALRQAAIPYHPPRTVEANLEDVFVSILTASRSDEDAVRPSAAFPAEVPRAASDRQGQEPPSVSLRSLGKRFGDFTAVAGISLDVRRGEIFGFLGPNGAGKSTTIRMLCGILPPSAGTGTVAGYDVVTQAEEIKKNIGYMSQRFSLYEDLTVEENIDFYSGIYRIPPDRRRSRKEWVIEMAGLAGHRRSLTGNLSGGWKQRLALGCSILHQPPVIFLDEPTSGVDPISRRQFWDLIYHLSAEGVTVFVTTHYMDEAEYCDRLGLIYRGELIALGSPAELKTQHMPEQVLEVSSERPQEAMEVLENLAGVKHAALFGQSIHVVVKEEKTGESELARALADRNFRVTAINRILPSLEDVFVSLIEARDEQDKAQR, from the coding sequence ATGGATGCAATTACAACAGACAACCTCACCAAGCGCTTCGCCGGAGTAACCGCCGTCTCCGGGCTCTCCCTCTCGGTGGCGCAGGGGGAGCTCTTCGGCCTTATCGGCCCCGACGGGGCGGGTAAAACCACAACCCTGCGGATGCTTGCCGCCATCATGGACCCGGATGCCGGAGAGGCCCGTGTGCTTGGGCGTGACACGGTGCGCGAAGCAGCTCCCCTCAAGAACGACATCGGGTACATGAGCCAGCGGTTCGGCCTCTACCCTGATCTCACGGTGCTCGAAAACATCCACTTCTATGCCGACATCTTCGGTGTCTCGAAGAAGGAGCGTGCCCCACAGGTGGAGCGCCTACTCACCTTCAGCAACCTCGGCCCCTTTCGCGGGCGACTTGCCGGCAAGCTCTCGGGTGGCATGAAGCAGAAGCTCGGCCTCGCCTGCGCACTGATCCACAGGCCGAAGATACTCCTGCTAGACGAGCCCACCAACGGCGTGGACCCGGTTTCCCGCAGGGATTTCTGGCGAATTCTCTATCAGCTGCTTACCGAGGGTGTCACAATCTTCGTCTCCACCGCCTACCTCGACGAAGCCGACCGCTGCCACCGGGTCGGGCTTCTCCACGAGGGAAAACTCCTCGCCTGCGACGCGCCGATGAAGCTCCGGTCCCTAGTCTCGGGGCAGGTCCTGGAGATCGCCACTTCCGACGCCCGCCGAGCGGCACCTTTTCTGCGGGAGCGGTTCCCAGGACATCCGGTGGGCGTCTTCGGGGACAAGATCCACATAACTGCCACCGATCCGGAAACGACCTCTTCGGCGGTGGAGGAGGCCCTGCGGCAGGCTGCAATACCCTATCATCCCCCCCGCACTGTGGAAGCGAACCTGGAGGACGTCTTCGTTTCGATCCTCACGGCCTCCCGTTCCGATGAAGACGCTGTGCGCCCCTCCGCCGCTTTCCCGGCTGAGGTGCCAAGAGCGGCATCCGATCGGCAAGGCCAAGAGCCCCCTTCCGTATCGCTGCGATCGCTGGGAAAGCGGTTCGGGGACTTCACCGCCGTCGCAGGGATCAGTCTCGACGTTCGCCGGGGAGAGATCTTCGGGTTCCTCGGCCCCAACGGAGCCGGGAAATCGACCACCATCCGGATGCTCTGCGGCATCCTCCCTCCTTCAGCCGGCACCGGCACGGTGGCAGGGTATGACGTGGTGACCCAGGCGGAGGAGATCAAGAAAAACATCGGCTACATGAGCCAGCGTTTTTCACTCTATGAAGACCTGACGGTTGAGGAGAACATCGATTTCTACAGCGGGATTTACCGCATTCCACCTGACAGGCGCCGGAGCAGAAAGGAGTGGGTGATAGAGATGGCAGGGCTCGCCGGGCACCGGCGATCGCTGACGGGAAACCTTTCGGGGGGGTGGAAACAGCGCCTCGCTCTTGGATGCTCCATCCTCCACCAACCGCCTGTGATCTTCCTCGACGAGCCGACCTCCGGGGTCGATCCGATCAGCCGCAGGCAGTTCTGGGACCTCATCTACCACCTGTCGGCTGAGGGTGTGACGGTTTTCGTTACAACCCACTACATGGACGAGGCGGAGTACTGCGACCGGCTCGGGCTAATCTACCGGGGCGAACTGATTGCCCTCGGTTCTCCGGCGGAACTGAAGACGCAGCATATGCCGGAACAGGTGCTGGAAGTATCGTCCGAACGCCCCCAGGAGGCGATGGAAGTCCTTGAAAATCTGGCCGGAGTAAAGCATGCCGCGCTCTTCGGTCAGAGTATTCATGTGGTAGTCAAGGAAGAGAAGACTGGAGAATCGGAACTTGCAAGGGCTCTGGCCGACCGCAACTTCAGAGTCACGGCGATCAACCGGATACTTCCCTCCCTGGAGGATGTCTTCGTCTCCCTAATCGAGGCACGGGACGAGCAGGATAAGGCTCAACGATGA
- a CDS encoding ANTAR domain-containing response regulator, whose translation MKSVLIAEDEAIVRGSINKKLKELGFDQIYECGDGKRAVELALDKLPDVALLDVSMPEQDGITAAQQIRAKLKIPILLLTACHDPETVKRAKESGIAAFLTKPFREQDLWPAIELAFAHADEVEELKEQVEDLKEVIESRKVIEKAKGVLMRTQGLSEPEAFRRMQKLAMDKRKSMRQIAEAILLTEG comes from the coding sequence GTGAAAAGTGTTTTGATAGCTGAAGACGAAGCGATTGTCAGGGGTAGCATTAACAAGAAGCTGAAGGAACTCGGCTTCGATCAAATCTATGAATGCGGCGACGGGAAACGGGCCGTCGAGCTGGCGCTGGACAAGCTTCCCGATGTCGCGCTTCTCGATGTTTCGATGCCGGAGCAGGACGGGATTACGGCAGCTCAGCAGATACGGGCGAAGCTGAAGATCCCCATCCTTCTCCTCACTGCATGCCATGACCCGGAGACGGTCAAACGTGCAAAAGAAAGCGGCATTGCTGCATTCCTCACGAAGCCGTTCCGGGAGCAGGACCTGTGGCCGGCGATAGAGCTTGCCTTTGCTCATGCGGACGAGGTGGAGGAGTTGAAGGAGCAGGTGGAGGACCTGAAGGAGGTCATAGAAAGCCGGAAGGTGATCGAGAAGGCGAAGGGTGTCCTCATGCGGACCCAGGGGCTCTCGGAGCCGGAGGCGTTCCGGAGGATGCAGAAGCTTGCGATGGATAAGCGCAAGAGTATGAGGCAGATAGCAGAAGCCATCCTGCTCACGGAGGGGTGA
- a CDS encoding efflux RND transporter periplasmic adaptor subunit, which produces MKRHILIPAILLLLAAVAAVWHFTRSEPKEPPGIKVSGTIEVTDVAVSFKIPGRVEERLVDEGEAVTAGQLIARLDDQDQNHEVAARQGEVNAVRAALAELEAGSRSEEIAQAEAAFQRAKAESERFKVDYERDKALFAREVIPARQLDASRTAFETSRAAAREAAERLSLVRKGPRQETISQARARLQSAEAALAEAKTRLGYTELRSPLTGVVLAKHTEPGELVAAGTPLVTVGNLHDVWLRAYITETDLGRVKLGQKARVTSDSWPGKAFDGTITFISSEAEFTPKNVQTEKERVKLVYRIKISVGNPQQELKPGMPADALILADNR; this is translated from the coding sequence GTGAAACGACATATTCTCATCCCCGCCATTCTGCTTCTCCTCGCCGCAGTTGCAGCCGTCTGGCATTTCACCCGTAGCGAACCGAAAGAACCGCCAGGCATAAAAGTCTCCGGCACTATCGAGGTCACCGATGTTGCCGTCAGCTTCAAGATCCCCGGTCGGGTCGAGGAGCGGCTGGTGGACGAAGGAGAGGCCGTAACGGCGGGGCAGCTTATTGCGAGACTCGATGACCAGGACCAGAACCACGAAGTGGCGGCAAGGCAAGGGGAAGTCAATGCCGTACGGGCCGCCCTGGCGGAACTGGAAGCAGGGTCCCGCAGCGAGGAAATAGCCCAGGCCGAAGCGGCTTTTCAGCGCGCAAAGGCGGAGAGCGAGCGGTTCAAGGTAGATTACGAGCGGGACAAAGCGCTTTTTGCGAGGGAGGTAATCCCGGCTCGGCAACTGGACGCGTCGCGCACGGCATTCGAGACCTCCCGGGCCGCAGCACGGGAAGCGGCCGAACGGCTTTCACTCGTTCGGAAGGGACCGCGACAGGAGACCATCTCCCAGGCCCGCGCACGGCTCCAGAGTGCCGAAGCCGCCCTCGCCGAAGCAAAGACACGCCTAGGCTACACCGAACTTCGCTCCCCCCTCACCGGGGTTGTTCTTGCAAAGCATACGGAGCCGGGGGAGCTGGTGGCCGCCGGCACCCCGTTAGTGACAGTGGGAAACCTGCACGACGTCTGGCTGCGGGCATACATAACGGAGACCGACCTGGGAAGGGTCAAGCTCGGACAGAAGGCACGGGTGACAAGCGACAGCTGGCCGGGAAAGGCCTTCGACGGTACCATCACCTTCATCTCCTCCGAAGCGGAGTTCACGCCGAAGAACGTGCAGACCGAGAAGGAACGGGTGAAGCTCGTCTATCGTATCAAGATCTCGGTGGGGAACCCGCAGCAGGAGTTGAAGCCGGGAATGCCGGCGGATGCTTTGATACTGGCTGACAACCGGTAG